The following is a genomic window from Spirosoma foliorum.
AAAGGATATTCTGGCCGATGTGGCTGCTAACCGGGCTACTTCGGTTACGTTCGATAAGAACGTTCCGGTGAGCGGCTTGCCTTTCCATATTGGTATTTTAATTCCCTACGCATCGGGCGATACCGTTGCACTGGTTACTACTGCTAATGGGCAATCGCTGGATGCAACTTCCTGGCGGCAAAATAGCCAGGGGAACTGGCTTCGTTACGCCGATAGTTTGGGTTTGAACGTGGCGCATAATATTGCTGGTCGCGTTGGTCAGAAACTGTCGGTACAGGTCGCGTCATCGTCCGTCTTTATCAACCCTGGCCAGACTGTAACCTTAAATGCCCGTGGAGCCAGTATTTTCACCTGGACAGGTACGGGTCTCAACTCGACGCTGGGCGCACAGGTCGTAGCTTCTCCAACGCAAACTACTTCCTATACCGTAACGGGCTCGGGAACGGATTTGTGTAGCACATCGGCAGTAATCACGGTCAATGTCAGAACGGGCACTGTAACCGCCACAACACCGCTGGCGGAACAGGCCTTGCAGGTTAACCCAAACCCCAGCGATGGGCAGATGAACATATCGTTCAGCAGTGCGTTACGGGGAGCTTTAGTGTTAGGCATTCGTACAGTAACAGGTTCAGAATTAGTTCGACAAAACCACCAGAAAACCACCGACACCTTCGAGCAAACTATAGACCTCAGGACCGCGCCACCCGGTGTGTATTTTGTTGAGATTAGTATAGGGGAACAGGTATTCCGAAAACGAGTGGTGAAGCAGTAAAAGCAAGGGGCGGATTTCAGAATCCGCCCCTTGCTTTTTAATAAGAGACTCATGAATTTCTTGCTCAATATCAATCTCTGATCCGAATTTCGCCTTGTTTCATGGCGAATCGCTCTTTTTTCGTTGTGTCAAGGTTATAACAAATTGAAATCACGACATCATTCATAAATTGATTTCCCGTATTATGAGGAAAGACTTTTCTTTGATTTATCGATAACTGAACTTCATCATTAATTTCCATCACGACTAATGTTGAATCTGACTCATAGTATTCATATTTACCCAGATGTTGTGGACGTGTTAATGGTTGAAAGGACTTATGATATTGCTTCTCGAATGCGGTACGTATAGAGTCCATTTTAGGGCCTTTATTTCTCAGTGTGATTAAAACGCCGTAAGGTTGACTTCGTGGATCTTGAATCAAATCATTAAATCGCCAGACAACCTGAACATCCCTTGTTGTATCTGTTAATTCGGCAGAAAGCGATTCTACAGCATTTGGGTATCTGTTTCGTAATTCATGTGAGGTGATCGGGAACTGAATAGTGCAGCTTGCAACGTTTGTCTCGAATGGCAGATGCTTTGTCTGGCAACTTAAGACCAGCATAAAGAGTGAGAAAATTAAAACTGCGCTTTGCGTCAATGGCATAATCTTTAGGGACTTTTTATAAATATAGTTCATGAAAAAGTGTATTAATTTCGGCTAGGATTTTATAATCTCAAAACCAGCTCAAACAAAGATGTTTTGAGTACACTGTTTAATACTTTCTCAACGCATTCATGATTAATAATCTAGTTACTGGCATTATTACATTGAGTAGTTTGATATACTTAGCTAAGGATTGGCTGAAAGTTAAATCAACACATAAATCAGCTACTCAGCTCACGTATACATCCTGGATTGTGGGCGATACATTGGATGTGAAAATCCAACCCTTAGGCGGGGTTTTACTGGCTGGAGGTAGTACCGATGTCGATGCTGCGATGCGGTGATTTATGTTCCTTCTGCTTCTGTGGCTCATTAGATTTATTCCCTTTTTTACACAAATTCGGTTTGGCTTATTGTCCAGTATAAGCTAACAGGTAAGTCCATAGGGATTGGTTCTAGTTACCAGCAGCCTGCTCCGAGGCATCCAGCCGGGCCATCTCCAGGTCTAATCGCCGTTCAGCTGTGCGTAGTACTTCATCGCTGAAGCGATTTTCTCGGGCCAGCTCCACTAGCAAGGCTTGTTGGAACTCGCCGAGGGTTCGCTCCGCCAACCGCATCTCACCCACTAAAGCGCGTTCTTCGTCTGGTTTTGAGCCCGATTTGCTTTCATGGAGCGTAGCACCAAGTTCCTTGACTAAAAGTTGATACCGCTGGGCCAGGGTTTGTTTCAAGGAGCCAGATAAAACTATCGGAAAGTCATTTTCCAAATACCTCAGTGCCCGGCTGGCTAGCAGTAATTCCAGCGCCTGATCTTCACGCGCCTGGTCGTTATGAGATTTCACCCCCAGCAACCGAATCAGGAGGGGTAAAGTCAACCCCTGAAGTACCAGCGTAGATAGGATTATTACAAAAGCTAAAAAGAGAATCAGGTTACGCTGAGGGAACAGCTGCCCTCCTGCCAGCGAAAGCGGTAGAGCTAACGCCATGGCCAGGGAAATCACGCCCCTGGTTCCAGTCCAGGCCACAATTAATACATTTCGCCAGTCTACCTGATTCGCCTGTTCCTCGGTTCCTGAACCCGTGATGGTAGATTGCTCTGACCAGCCTAACACTTTGGGGTAATAGGAACTGAAAAACACCCAAAGAATTCGAATGAGAATCGTGACGGTACTCACCACCAGGCTATACAACACAAGCTCCTCAGTCGTATACCCGCCCAGGTCTCCTACAATGGTGGGTAATTGCAAGCCAATCAAAATAAAGACCACTCCTTCCAGCAAAAAAATAGCGGTGTCCCAGACGGCCCGCGACTCCAGGCGAGCCTGTGGGGAAAACACTTCTGGTGTTCGACGTGTGATGACAAGTCCAGCACTAACGACGGCTAATATACCTGACGTATGGATGTGTTCAGCCGCTAGGTAGACCAGATAGGGGGTCAGTAGAGTTAAACTGGTTTGGACTGTGGCACTGTCGATTCGTTGGAGGGCAAGCGTCATTAACCATCCTAGTATGCTACCCAGCAACAGCCCCCCGCCTGCCAGCACCAGAAATTGCAGACTAGCCTCCCAGAGAACAAAGTTACCAGTCATGATAGCGGCCACGGCATAGCGGTAAGCTACCAGAGCAGAGGCATCGTTGAGCAGGCTTTCCCCTTCCAGAATCGCAATAACCCGTTTGTTAAGTCCTAAACCTTTAATGATACTATTGGCGGCAACGGCGTCTGGAGGAGAGACAATAGCCCCCAGCACAAAGGCAAGCGGCCAGCTAAAGCCTGGAATCACGTAATGGGCAGCCACAGCAACGGCCGTTGTCGTGAAAAACACCAGTGTAACGGCTAATGTAGTGATTGGTCGAATTGAGCGGGTAAACTCCTGCCAGGCCGTTTTAGAGGCTGCATCATAGAGCAACGGAGGGAGAAAAATAAC
Proteins encoded in this region:
- a CDS encoding Na+/H+ antiporter, with the translated sequence MANFETIIFILAILIGLSAITDKIKLPYPILLIGTGLVIGFVPFLPNLALDPNVALVIFLPPLLYDAASKTAWQEFTRSIRPITTLAVTLVFFTTTAVAVAAHYVIPGFSWPLAFVLGAIVSPPDAVAANSIIKGLGLNKRVIAILEGESLLNDASALVAYRYAVAAIMTGNFVLWEASLQFLVLAGGGLLLGSILGWLMTLALQRIDSATVQTSLTLLTPYLVYLAAEHIHTSGILAVVSAGLVITRRTPEVFSPQARLESRAVWDTAIFLLEGVVFILIGLQLPTIVGDLGGYTTEELVLYSLVVSTVTILIRILWVFFSSYYPKVLGWSEQSTITGSGTEEQANQVDWRNVLIVAWTGTRGVISLAMALALPLSLAGGQLFPQRNLILFLAFVIILSTLVLQGLTLPLLIRLLGVKSHNDQAREDQALELLLASRALRYLENDFPIVLSGSLKQTLAQRYQLLVKELGATLHESKSGSKPDEERALVGEMRLAERTLGEFQQALLVELARENRFSDEVLRTAERRLDLEMARLDASEQAAGN